From the genome of Fusibacter sp. A1:
GCGGCTATTGGAATGTTTTTAATGCCATAGCGGGGATTATTACAATTATCACATTGACAGGTTTTGTGGGGATTATGCCATCAAAGGCTAAAAATCCAGATATGGTCTGGCCAGATATGACTTGGCTTTATATTTGGGGATATACCTTATGGAACTTTGCTTATGTTTATAACTGCATCTCAACGCGGTCTATGTATGCTGGTTTTGGTATCCTAACAGCAGCGATTCTTGCCGAGTACTTCTTTAAGCAAGGTGTTTGGCTTCAGCACAGAGCTCAGATTTTAACAGTATATGCCATGTTTTCATTAAGTGTAGACTATCAGGCAAGTCCTCTCTTCCAGGTGGTGCCCGTTTATAAACAAAGTATGTGGTGGACCGTGAGTCTGATCTCGTTTACCTTTAATATGGGTGTGTTAGCCTATATGATTTATACAATGATAAAATACAAGAGAAATCCGCTTAAAGAGGCTTTGTATACTCATACATCCTATTATCAAAAAACCCTAGAAGACAATCATCTTATCGTTGATATGGAAGAGTTAAAGGTGGTTTGACGATAGGAAAAAAACTTCACATAAGCGAGTCTAAAGGAACAAGCTATTCATAGAAAATACCGAACTGACCCCCAAGAGTAAGACTAAAATCTATCTTATGGAGGTCAGTTTTATTATTTATAACATAGTTATGCCACCAGTTTTGCTTCACACAGGCTGGATACAGAAAATACCATCTAGGATAAGTAGATTTTTTACACTTTTGGTAAAATAATTATTGAGCTTATCATTAGATTAGGGAAGAACAGATATGATTTTGTTGAAAAATAGTCAATTATTCCTTAGTCACATCATCCTGATTTACTTGCTTTACCTAATCGTGATTGAACTAATCATGGACATTGGAATCGAAAATGATTATGTTTTGCAAAAAGGTAAGAAGATCGTTTGAAGATAACTATTGAAAATCAGTCAAATTCAAAACAAGGAGTATGCATGAATATCAAAGTTCAACATTCGATTTCAGTAGAAAATGTCAACTTTATTAGGGAATCAGAAGGATTTAGACAAAAGCCTCCCGAGTAAATTGAATGCAGCATTAATGGAAGTAGCTTGATAGTGGCTGTTTATTGTAATGAGGCAGTTGTTGGAATGGCACGATTGATATGGAATGGCGGTTCGATAGCCTTGATAGTCGGTTTATTGGTGATACCTGAATTTAGAACGAAAGGCGTTGAGAAATTGATGCTGACCAAATTGAGCTAACGGATATGATGTTTAAACAGTGTGGTTTTTAGTCTTGTGGAATCGGGACAATAGAAGAGTAATGATGAGGTAAAAGGGGAATAAATGAGACAACTGTTCAACATCATGATCATATTGTACTCATCTGCAACGGCATACTCAAGAAAGGTGAACCCCATGCCATTTAAACTTATACAATCAGATATTACAGACCTTAAGGTCGACGCTATTGTGAACGCTGCAAACGCATCGCTTCTTGGCGGAGGAGGTGTGGACGGTGCGATCCATCGTGCGGCAGGCGCCGGGCTGCTTGCGGAGTGCAGAACGCTTGGTGGCTGCAAGACTGGACAGGCTAAGATAACAAAAGGCTATAACCTACCGGCAAAGTACGTGATTCACACTGTCGGGCCAATTTGGCAGGGCGGAGATAAGGATGAAGAAGGACTGTTGAGGTCATGTTATCAAAGTTCACTTGAACTGGCTGTCGAGTACAAGTTGAGCAGCATCGCCTTTCCTTTGATCTCATCGGGTATCTACGGTTATCCGAAAGACAAGGCGATCAAGGTTGCGGAAGCTGTTATAGGTGAATTTTTACAGCGTCATGAGCTAATGGTCTATCTTGTCATTTATAACAGAAGATCATTCAAGCTGCCTGAAAAGACATTCACTGCTATCAATGCCTTTATCGATAATCGATATGTGGATGAGTACAGGATTTTTGATCGAAGCGAAGCGCATAAAGTAGGCATGTTATATGAGTCTAAAATGATTCAAACGGAATCAGTAGACGAGCAGGCCAGTAAAGAAGCCCTCAGAAGTCTGACGGATCTCATGGCAGAACTTCAGGAGACTTTTTCGGAACGGCTCTTAAGGCTGATCGATCTTAAGGGAAAGACGGATGTCGAGAGCTATAAGCGTGCCAATGTCGACCGTAAGCTCTTTTCAAAAATAAGGAGCGATAAGCACTATAAGCCGAGCAAGTCGACGGTGATCGCTTTTTCGATCGCTCTTGAGCTTAATTTGGATGAAACAAAGGATCTTTTGCAGAAGGCAGGCTTTGCCCTGTCCAGAAGCAGCAAGTTCGACCTGATCATCGAATACTTTATCAACGAAGAGAATTATGATCTTTATGAGATCAATGAAGCGCTCTTTGCTTTCGACCAGCCTCTCTTGGGGTGACGGATAGGTTATGTCGCTTGTCATGCGACCATTTAAAAGGCTGAAGATGTTATCCTTTAAGTAGAAATCACAAAGGAGGATGACACGATGAAAAAGGATTTAACAGAACTGATCTTTATTTTGGACCGAAGCGGATCGATGAGCGGGCTAGAGAGTGACACGATCGGCGGATACAACGCAATGCTTGCAAAACAAGCAAAGGTGACTGGAGAGGTGATCATTACTACGGTTTTGTTTGATGATGAATATGAACTTTTACATGATCGAATCAACCTAAGGGGGGTAAAGCCGATCACAGAAAAAGAGTACTTTGTCAGAGGCTCCACAGCCCTGCTTGATGCCGTTGGCAAATCCATTCAAAAAATCGTAAATGTCCAGAGCAACACCTCGGAGGACGAGAAAGCGGAGAAAGTTTTATTTGTGATCACTACAGATGGACTCGAGAATGCAAGCAGGGAATACTCCTATAAAAAGATCAAGGCGATGATTGAAAAACAAAAGAAGCGTTATGATTGGGAGTTTATCTTTTTAGGTGCCAACATCGATGCGGTTTCAGAAGCTGAAAAGTTTGGAATCTACAGCAACCGCGCAGCGCAGTTCCATAACGACAAGAAAGGAATCGAACTCAATTACCAGGCGGTCAGCGAAGCCATTTGCGAACTTCGATCAAACAGGTCCATATCGGAAGATTGGAAGCGTAAAATTGATAAGGATTATAGCAAGAGGAAGTAATGTAATCAACTTAATATTAAAAAATCAAAAACAGTTGTGATTTTATATGAATCACAGCTGTTTTTGATTTTCATGCGGGCTTCAATTTTAATTGTAGGTTGCAGAATAAATCATGTGGTGTCACCCTGTCAATGTATAAATGTGTATAATATAGTTAGGATGTATTACTATTATTAAGGAGATGACAATGCTATTTGAAACTTTTACGGGTATCTTAGAAACATTAAACGTATCAAGGGCTGTGATTGATAATTGGTCTGAACTGCTGTTCATCGGATTGCTGATTCTATTCAGTTTGTTGACCTATTGGATTACAAAGAGCTATCTGCTGAAGAAGCTTGAAGTCTATATTTTAAATAACAAGTTCAAATTTGATGACATTCTGCTTGAATCTCAGGTGTTTTCAAGAACGGCACAGATCCTACCTGCGATACTTATCTATTTAGGCGCTACCTCACTGCCTACCTACAGCGGTGTAATTCAAAAGGTGATGGGGCTTTATCTGATTGTGCTCACGGTGTATATCACTGATGCCGTGCTCAATGCGGTCAACTCGATCTACAGGACTTATGAAGTATCTAAACAAAGGCCTATAAAGAGCTATTTGCAGGTGATAAAAATCGTTGTCTATATCTTTGGATTCATCGGTTTTGCAGCAAGCGTCATGGGCAAGAGTCCTGTATATATTTTAAGCGGTATCGGAGCGATGACTGCTGTGCTGATGCTGATTTTTAAAGATTCTATTTTAGGACTAGTTGCAGGGATTCAGCTATCTGTCAATGATATGGTCAGAATAGGCGACTGGATCGAGATGCCTAAATATAACGCGGACGGCGATGTCATCGACATCACACTCAACACGGTGAAGGTGGAAAACTTCGATAAGACAATCACGACGATTCCTACCTATACCTTGATTTCAGATTCGTTCAAAAACTGGCGCGGAATGTCTCAAAGCGGTGGCAGAAGGATCAAACGCAGCCTGCATATGGATATGGAAAGCATCAAGTTCTGTGACGAAAAAATGCTTAAAAAGTTTGAAAGGATAACCAATTTAAGTGAGTATATCAATGAGAAAAACGATGAGATCACAAAATACAACAGCGCACTTGATGCAGATGACTTGATACAGGTAAACGGCAGAAACCTGACCAATATTGGTGTCTTTCGGGCGTATGTTCAGCACTATTTAAAAAATCACCCTAAAGTTCACAAGCATATGACTGTAATGGCAAGACAACTTGCACCCACTGAAAAGGGAATCGCCATAGAGGTGTATTGTTTTACAAATGATACGAACTGGGCAAACTACGAAGGTGTTCAAGCTGACATATTCGATCACCTGATCGCTATACTAAGTACGTTCGAGTTGAGGGTGTACCAGTCACCGAGCGGTTATGACATGCAGAAGATGGGATGCAATTAGAAGGACCTATCTCGTTTTTATTGCCGGTATGTTTGAAAGGAGCCTAACTGATGAAACATGAATCTATTGTTGTGACCTTGAAAGACCGAGAACTGGAACATGTGAAAGTGTTTTGGGAAGAAATGAAGGATGATGAACTTAAAAAGCTATGCCCTATGACAGACTACTCGCTCGATGACGCCATCAAGCTTTATGAACACACAAAAAAAGCAGGGTCGAGCAGTTTTGGTAAGTCGATCTATGCGGAGGACACCTATATCGGCGATGTATGGTGCTATTCGGTGGATGAAGTGGAGCACAGAAACTGCTTTGTCAGCATCGTGATCTTTGATAAAAGCTACTGGCATAAGGGGCTTGGCACTGTAGCCTTAGATGAGTTTATGAAGTTAATCGAATCAAAGTACGATATCGATAGGATTTGTGCCTATACCTACGCGACTAACACAGCGTCGATACGACTGCTTGAAAAGGTTGGATTTAAAATCAAAAGCGCTTTTGAAGAAGACGGTGTTGCTTCAGTTTACTATGAATATCACTTATAATCATATCAAACCTGCGATGTTCAGTGCGCTATAGACTAAAAGCATTACCATGACAAGGTTAAACTGACGCTGAAATTTTGTGAGAAACTTCTTAAAAACCGAGCCAAAAGTCGCCCATGCGATGGTTGAAACAAATGCCAGTAATGCTAGTAAAATTGAGAATCCTAAATAATGGACAGCTGATGAAAAGTAAGGCGTAATGAAGCCCGCGACAATGGTCACTGCAAATAGGATGGCTTTAGGGTTCATAAACTGCATGCTTATGCCATAGAGGATAAGCCCCTGTGACTTAACTTCTTCGTTTTTATCCGAACCATTTTGACTGACTAGAATCTTATAGGCTAATAGGAGCATATAAAGCGCTCCGAGAATACCCATATAATTCCTTATCGCAGGGATCAGATTTGCGAGTAGTAAATTGAAAAAACTAGAGAGAAGCAGTAGTATGAAAAAACCGATCATGACTCCGATAGGATAGTTGACAGCTTTTTTGAACCCGATCTTGTTGGCAAGTGCAAGCGAGATGATGTTGTTTGGTCCTGGAGTGAAGATCACTACCACAGCATAAGATAAAAATGCAGTAAGGTTAAACATAGATGCTCCTTTTATTGATGATAAGCTCCTTAAGCGACTATGCTTGAGGAGTTTTCTGCTAATTGGTTCATTTAATTACTTGGTGCTTATATTGTATCATTTCTGTAAACATAATTATTATTTTTCAAATAGAATACTTTTATGCCGAACATTTTGCTACTATGTAAAGGTCTAAGAAGATATCAGCTTTGTGTGGTTAGAGCTAAAGCGGATATCATGATCATTTTGAAAATACAACACTATATTGGAGGACCAAATGAAACATGAAATTTCGCTTGATGCGGTTAAGATTCGTAAATCGGTACGTACGTTCACAGGTGAGTCATTGACTGAGAAGGATAAAACATTAATCAAGGAGTATTTAGAGAATATAGATAATCTTAGCGGGATTCATGGCAATACAATTAAAATTCGTCTAATAGAAACAAAGGACAGAGCAATTAGTAAAATTGGAACCTATGGAATCATTAAGAACGCACCAGCGTATTTGGTGGTAACTTCGGTCAATACAAAAGATGCAATGTTTGACTGTGGTTACGTTGTAGAACGATTCTTGTTGTTCTTAGCAGATCATGGTCTAGGGACATGCTGGCTGGGTGGTACGTTCAATCGTTCTAAACTAACCGAACAGATACAATTATCAGAGGATGAAATGGTACCGATCATCACACCAGTCGGTTATGGCCATCATAAACGATCACTTAGTGATAAGTTGATTAGGAACCTGGCTAAAGGTGATGACAGATTGGACTTTGATGGCTTGTTTTTTAAAGATGCTTTCAATCAAGGCATTAAAGATCAAGAGCTAAGAGAAACACTCGAAAACGTTCGTCTAGCACCGAGCGCATCCAACAAGCAGCCTTGGCGAGTGCTTGTTGATAGTAAAGGAAATGCACATTTTTATATTAAGCGCACACCAAACTACGCTGGTGAAAAACTTGGTTATGATATTCAGTGGCTAGATATGGGAATTGCGGCATCCCATTATGAACTTGCTTTAAAGAATTTAAGCTTTAGGGTAGAGGAGCCTATACTTGATGGCACACCACAGGACTTTGAATATGTCATTACAGGTTACTCGGTAAATTAATGTGATAATTAAAACGCAGTAGATTAACACTTACGATTATCGATAGTGAATACAAGTCTGTTTTTCTATATTTTGTTATGTTATAATTTAGATAGAAAGTAAAGCAGAATCCTAACTCGGTGTTGAGTTAGGATTTTTTATAATGAGGATATCTAATGGAATGCAATATAGATATACTGATCGCCGGATGCAGCACTAATTGCAGGCACTGCTATGTCGAAGGCGGACCTGAAAGGGCGATGAGTACAGTAGATGTTGAATATATCTTAAAGCGTCTACAGAGGCTTCTGCCTAAACTTGAAGACATCGGACTTGAGGTGGAAGTGACACTCGACAACGAGCCGATCAACCATCCTGACGCGCTAAAGGTTTATGAGTGGGCTAACCGCTATTTGGGGGACTACTACTTTCATCACGGTTCGACGACAGGGATTCCAATTGTGAACCATGCGGACGGTAAGGCGTTGCTAGACCGACTGCTTGAGTATGGTTATAAGGAAGTTTCGTTGACTGTTCATGGTGGACTGATCAACCATAATAGGGTGGTTCAAAACGTGAATGGAATGCAGACCTTAATCAAGGCTGCAAAGCTATATGCTGAGAACGGTTTTAGAGTAGGACTTTCGCTGATGCTAGGCAAGTATCTGATTGAAGATAGGGATGAAGTGACGGAACTGATCAAGAGTATTCCCCACGATT
Proteins encoded in this window:
- a CDS encoding DUF5692 family protein, whose product is MGILYNQLTLGSLATIIIFTGVCLLINEATRRSKAVGLIIFGLLPFILAGLVYLGYLGSPTGKTWFGWVKVVSALIGVYGFMLIRYTKLGRNKFAMYFPVTILALNIAEAVYREFEVFATYKEMVTDASGVVMMGGYWNVFNAIAGIITIITLTGFVGIMPSKAKNPDMVWPDMTWLYIWGYTLWNFAYVYNCISTRSMYAGFGILTAAILAEYFFKQGVWLQHRAQILTVYAMFSLSVDYQASPLFQVVPVYKQSMWWTVSLISFTFNMGVLAYMIYTMIKYKRNPLKEALYTHTSYYQKTLEDNHLIVDMEELKVV
- a CDS encoding O-acetyl-ADP-ribose deacetylase, whose translation is MPFKLIQSDITDLKVDAIVNAANASLLGGGGVDGAIHRAAGAGLLAECRTLGGCKTGQAKITKGYNLPAKYVIHTVGPIWQGGDKDEEGLLRSCYQSSLELAVEYKLSSIAFPLISSGIYGYPKDKAIKVAEAVIGEFLQRHELMVYLVIYNRRSFKLPEKTFTAINAFIDNRYVDEYRIFDRSEAHKVGMLYESKMIQTESVDEQASKEALRSLTDLMAELQETFSERLLRLIDLKGKTDVESYKRANVDRKLFSKIRSDKHYKPSKSTVIAFSIALELNLDETKDLLQKAGFALSRSSKFDLIIEYFINEENYDLYEINEALFAFDQPLLG
- a CDS encoding vWA domain-containing protein yields the protein MKKDLTELIFILDRSGSMSGLESDTIGGYNAMLAKQAKVTGEVIITTVLFDDEYELLHDRINLRGVKPITEKEYFVRGSTALLDAVGKSIQKIVNVQSNTSEDEKAEKVLFVITTDGLENASREYSYKKIKAMIEKQKKRYDWEFIFLGANIDAVSEAEKFGIYSNRAAQFHNDKKGIELNYQAVSEAICELRSNRSISEDWKRKIDKDYSKRK
- a CDS encoding mechanosensitive ion channel family protein, translated to MLFETFTGILETLNVSRAVIDNWSELLFIGLLILFSLLTYWITKSYLLKKLEVYILNNKFKFDDILLESQVFSRTAQILPAILIYLGATSLPTYSGVIQKVMGLYLIVLTVYITDAVLNAVNSIYRTYEVSKQRPIKSYLQVIKIVVYIFGFIGFAASVMGKSPVYILSGIGAMTAVLMLIFKDSILGLVAGIQLSVNDMVRIGDWIEMPKYNADGDVIDITLNTVKVENFDKTITTIPTYTLISDSFKNWRGMSQSGGRRIKRSLHMDMESIKFCDEKMLKKFERITNLSEYINEKNDEITKYNSALDADDLIQVNGRNLTNIGVFRAYVQHYLKNHPKVHKHMTVMARQLAPTEKGIAIEVYCFTNDTNWANYEGVQADIFDHLIAILSTFELRVYQSPSGYDMQKMGCN
- a CDS encoding GNAT family N-acetyltransferase, whose translation is MKHESIVVTLKDRELEHVKVFWEEMKDDELKKLCPMTDYSLDDAIKLYEHTKKAGSSSFGKSIYAEDTYIGDVWCYSVDEVEHRNCFVSIVIFDKSYWHKGLGTVALDEFMKLIESKYDIDRICAYTYATNTASIRLLEKVGFKIKSAFEEDGVASVYYEYHL
- a CDS encoding LysE family transporter, whose protein sequence is MFNLTAFLSYAVVVIFTPGPNNIISLALANKIGFKKAVNYPIGVMIGFFILLLLSSFFNLLLANLIPAIRNYMGILGALYMLLLAYKILVSQNGSDKNEEVKSQGLILYGISMQFMNPKAILFAVTIVAGFITPYFSSAVHYLGFSILLALLAFVSTIAWATFGSVFKKFLTKFQRQFNLVMVMLLVYSALNIAGLI
- a CDS encoding nitroreductase family protein yields the protein MKHEISLDAVKIRKSVRTFTGESLTEKDKTLIKEYLENIDNLSGIHGNTIKIRLIETKDRAISKIGTYGIIKNAPAYLVVTSVNTKDAMFDCGYVVERFLLFLADHGLGTCWLGGTFNRSKLTEQIQLSEDEMVPIITPVGYGHHKRSLSDKLIRNLAKGDDRLDFDGLFFKDAFNQGIKDQELRETLENVRLAPSASNKQPWRVLVDSKGNAHFYIKRTPNYAGEKLGYDIQWLDMGIAASHYELALKNLSFRVEEPILDGTPQDFEYVITGYSVN